A single Streptococcus thermophilus DNA region contains:
- the cls gene encoding cardiolipin synthase codes for MERLYDKSRRGFLRGIFSRATIIFLIIILQLVVVAMSYLWLHQYRIHLQVTEVVLCILAIIYLFQSDMEPTAVNTWLLIVLPFPIIGALLLAYTKLDIGYTGMKRAIQSNIDRSSGILKQDNQALEELKQRHTSNYNLVQYLENVNGSFPVYRHTKTTYFPSGEDKFEEMKKQLLKAEKYIFLEYFIIGEGEMLGEILAILKQKVQEGVEVRVLYDGMNEFSTLSFDYKKRLQNIGIQSRVFASVTPFLSTYYNYRDHRKILLIDGKVAFTGGVNLADEYINKIERFGYWKDTALMLEGPAVDTFIVLFLQMWTYSHELLDVTPYMVEHECFDTLGFVVPYGDIPLDKDKVGKNVYIDILNHARDFVHIMTPYLILDGELLHALKFAAERGVDVTIIMPGIPDKKSAYYLAKTYYPTLLASGVKIYEYTPGFIHAKVFVSDNSRAVVGTINLDYRSLYHHFECATYLYGTSSVLDIEEDFQATKDQCHRVSTTDVKNLPFYQKTLGLLARLVAPLM; via the coding sequence ATTGAACGTCTTTATGATAAGAGTCGTCGAGGCTTTCTTCGTGGAATATTTAGTCGTGCTACGATTATCTTCTTAATCATTATACTGCAGCTTGTTGTTGTGGCCATGTCTTACCTCTGGTTGCATCAATATAGGATACACCTGCAAGTAACAGAAGTAGTCCTTTGTATTCTGGCCATTATCTATCTCTTCCAAAGTGATATGGAACCAACAGCCGTCAACACTTGGCTCCTGATTGTATTGCCTTTTCCAATTATCGGAGCCTTGCTCTTGGCTTATACGAAACTTGATATAGGTTACACAGGGATGAAGCGTGCTATTCAGAGCAATATTGACCGCAGTTCTGGTATTCTGAAACAGGATAATCAGGCCCTCGAAGAGCTTAAGCAGCGTCACACGAGCAACTATAACTTGGTCCAATATCTTGAAAATGTGAATGGTTCTTTTCCAGTTTATCGTCACACGAAGACGACCTATTTCCCAAGTGGTGAAGACAAGTTTGAAGAAATGAAGAAACAGCTCCTTAAAGCAGAGAAGTATATTTTCTTGGAATATTTCATCATTGGTGAAGGTGAGATGTTGGGTGAAATCCTAGCAATCTTGAAACAGAAGGTTCAAGAAGGGGTGGAAGTTCGAGTACTGTATGATGGCATGAATGAATTCTCAACCTTAAGTTTCGACTATAAGAAACGTTTGCAAAATATAGGAATTCAGTCTCGTGTTTTTGCATCAGTGACGCCATTCTTGTCGACCTATTATAATTACCGTGACCATAGAAAAATTTTGCTGATTGATGGTAAGGTTGCTTTCACAGGTGGGGTTAATTTAGCTGACGAGTATATTAACAAGATTGAGCGTTTTGGTTATTGGAAAGATACCGCCCTTATGCTGGAGGGGCCAGCGGTTGATACTTTCATAGTCCTATTTCTGCAGATGTGGACCTACTCTCATGAACTGCTAGATGTGACACCGTATATGGTTGAACATGAGTGCTTTGACACTCTTGGCTTTGTTGTTCCTTATGGAGATATTCCATTAGACAAGGATAAAGTTGGTAAGAATGTCTATATTGATATTCTTAACCATGCCCGTGATTTTGTTCATATCATGACACCTTATCTTATTTTAGATGGTGAGTTATTACATGCATTGAAATTTGCGGCTGAGCGTGGGGTAGACGTTACTATCATCATGCCTGGTATTCCTGATAAAAAGTCAGCTTACTACCTAGCTAAGACCTACTACCCAACACTGCTGGCCTCTGGCGTTAAAATCTATGAGTACACCCCTGGATTTATTCATGCTAAGGTCTTTGTAAGTGATAATAGTAGGGCTGTTGTAGGAACGATTAATTTAGATTACCGAAGTCTATATCATCATTTTGAGTGTGCGACCTATCTTTATGGGACTTCTTCGGTTCTTGATATTGAGGAAGATTTCCAAGCGACAAAAGACCAGTGTCACCGAGTCAGCACGACTGATGTTAAAAATCTTCCATTCTATCAAAAGACCCTAGGTTTATTGGCCAGACTAGTTGCGCCATTGATGTAA
- the uvrC gene encoding excinuclease ABC subunit UvrC, protein MNDLIKHKLELLPNNPGCYLHKDKFGNIIYVGKAKNLKNRVRSYFRGSHDTKTELLVSEIADFEFIVTESNIEALLLEINLIQENMPKFNIRLKDGKSYPFIKITKELYPRLLITRQVKKDGGLYFGPYPDSGAANEIKKLLDRIFPFKKCKNPANKVCFYYHIGQCNAHTICHTTEDYWQGLVEDVKNFLNGYDDKIVNQLKAKMKDMSDQMEFERAAEYRDLIEAVSTLRTKQRVIRQDMQDRDIFGYYVDKGWMCVQVFFVRQGKLIQRDVNMFPYYNDAEEDFLTYMGQFYLDSRHLKPREIFIPGDIDQESVEALVGDEVKIFKPQRGEKKQLVNLATKNARVSLTQKFDLLEKDIAKTQGAIENLGKLMGIPTPVRIESFDNSNIMGTSPVSAMVVFENGKPNKKEYRKYKIKTVEGPDDYASMREVIRRRYSRVKRDGLTPPDLIIMDGGQGQVNVAKDVLRNELNLSIPVAGLQKNDKHQTNELLFGDPLRVIDLPRQSEEFFLLHRIQDEVHRFAITFHRQVRSKNSFSSKLDGVEGLGPKRKQKLLKNFKSMTAIQQASVEDIQALGIPEKVAQALLDKLSQDSH, encoded by the coding sequence ATGAACGATCTGATTAAACATAAGTTGGAATTGCTCCCAAACAACCCGGGATGTTATCTCCATAAGGACAAATTTGGCAATATTATCTATGTCGGTAAGGCTAAAAATCTAAAAAATCGTGTGCGTAGCTATTTTCGTGGAAGTCATGATACCAAGACGGAGCTTCTGGTATCCGAGATTGCAGACTTTGAATTTATCGTTACCGAGTCTAATATCGAGGCCTTGCTTTTGGAAATTAACCTCATCCAAGAGAATATGCCCAAATTCAACATCCGCCTCAAGGATGGCAAGTCTTATCCATTTATCAAGATTACTAAGGAACTCTATCCAAGGCTCTTGATTACCCGCCAGGTTAAGAAGGATGGTGGTCTCTATTTTGGTCCTTACCCAGACTCTGGTGCAGCCAATGAAATCAAGAAGCTGTTGGACCGTATTTTCCCCTTTAAGAAATGTAAAAATCCTGCTAACAAGGTCTGTTTCTATTACCATATTGGCCAATGTAATGCCCACACCATCTGTCACACCACTGAGGACTATTGGCAAGGTTTGGTTGAGGATGTCAAGAATTTTCTAAACGGTTATGATGATAAAATCGTTAACCAGCTTAAGGCCAAGATGAAGGACATGTCTGATCAGATGGAGTTTGAGCGTGCAGCGGAGTATCGCGATTTGATTGAGGCGGTATCGACACTGAGGACCAAGCAAAGGGTTATCCGTCAGGACATGCAGGACCGTGATATCTTCGGTTACTACGTGGACAAGGGTTGGATGTGTGTTCAAGTTTTCTTTGTTCGCCAAGGGAAACTCATCCAGCGTGATGTCAATATGTTCCCTTACTATAATGATGCTGAGGAAGATTTTCTGACCTATATGGGTCAATTTTACCTGGATAGTCGTCATCTTAAGCCTAGGGAAATTTTTATTCCTGGAGACATTGATCAAGAGTCTGTCGAAGCTCTGGTCGGAGATGAAGTCAAGATTTTTAAACCGCAAAGAGGCGAGAAAAAGCAGTTGGTTAATCTGGCAACGAAAAATGCCCGTGTCAGCCTGACTCAAAAATTTGATCTTCTTGAAAAAGATATAGCCAAGACCCAAGGAGCCATTGAAAATCTAGGCAAACTCATGGGAATTCCGACACCGGTTCGCATCGAGTCCTTCGATAACTCTAACATCATGGGAACGAGCCCTGTATCTGCCATGGTCGTTTTTGAGAACGGCAAACCTAATAAAAAAGAGTACCGCAAATACAAGATTAAGACGGTTGAAGGGCCTGACGATTATGCCAGCATGCGTGAGGTCATTCGTCGCCGTTATAGTCGTGTCAAACGTGATGGTCTAACCCCACCAGACCTCATTATCATGGATGGTGGTCAAGGTCAGGTCAATGTCGCTAAGGACGTGCTTCGTAATGAGCTGAATCTATCTATCCCGGTTGCAGGTCTTCAGAAAAATGACAAGCACCAAACCAATGAATTGCTCTTTGGAGATCCCTTGCGAGTCATTGATTTGCCACGTCAATCCGAGGAATTTTTCCTCCTTCACCGTATTCAGGATGAAGTACACCGCTTTGCCATCACCTTCCATCGACAAGTCCGTAGTAAGAATAGTTTCAGTTCCAAACTTGATGGCGTGGAGGGGTTGGGACCTAAACGCAAACAAAAACTCCTCAAAAACTTCAAATCAATGACGGCTATCCAACAAGCCAGTGTCGAAGACATCCAAGCTCTTGGAATTCCTGAAAAAGTAGCTCAAGCTTTATTAGATAAGTTGAGCCAAGATAGTCATTAA
- a CDS encoding biotin transporter BioY: MGNRLNCYTYRPKEATLSVLLYLLLGEIDLPVFSGGNDGLHTFIGQTGGFLLFFPLRALVTSLIANRKKSLIQIFIANFLGEVVIFIGGAIGFIIFTHSLILTTLKLVVLPFVLPDFIKITLTTLFSLLLLKALQSQSYFKI; the protein is encoded by the coding sequence ATTGGTAATCGGCTTAATTGCTACACTTATCGCCCTAAAGAAGCAACTCTTTCCGTTTTACTTTACCTTTTATTAGGAGAAATTGATCTACCAGTTTTCTCTGGTGGCAATGATGGTCTTCACACCTTTATTGGACAAACTGGTGGATTTTTACTTTTCTTCCCACTAAGAGCATTAGTCACATCACTGATCGCAAATCGTAAGAAAAGCCTAATACAAATTTTCATCGCAAACTTTTTAGGTGAAGTGGTCATTTTCATCGGAGGTGCCATTGGCTTTATAATTTTCACTCACTCTCTTATCCTAACTACTCTAAAATTGGTAGTCCTACCATTTGTACTACCAGACTTCATCAAAATTACCTTAACAACACTATTTAGTCTCTTGTTACTAAAAGCACTTCAATCTCAGTCTTACTTTAAAATTTAA
- a CDS encoding ABC transporter permease encodes MFDVFRNSYDEFLSALLEHIEISFIAIVTAIVLAIFVTIFLNFYKEFSHVTIYLFSLMYAIPSFALFALLIPITGLGQTTAIIVLVIYAQYILVRTFLSGLSQVDKHVIEAAKAMGMTKWQILLKIQFPLAQKSFFAGLRLASTAIIAIATIGATINAGGLGVILFDGLRTMNLTKLLWGIILNVGLSLLTNLIICLVEELFQKEYSV; translated from the coding sequence ATGTTTGATGTTTTTAGAAATTCTTATGATGAATTTCTTAGTGCTTTACTAGAACATATTGAGATAAGTTTTATTGCGATAGTTACTGCAATTGTATTAGCAATTTTTGTTACAATATTTCTTAACTTTTATAAAGAATTTAGTCATGTTACTATTTATCTTTTTTCTTTAATGTATGCCATTCCTTCATTTGCTTTATTTGCTCTCTTGATACCTATTACGGGATTAGGTCAAACAACAGCTATCATTGTCTTAGTTATTTATGCTCAATATATTTTAGTTCGAACTTTTTTGTCAGGACTATCACAAGTTGATAAACATGTTATTGAAGCAGCAAAGGCTATGGGGATGACTAAGTGGCAGATTTTGTTAAAGATTCAATTTCCTTTAGCTCAAAAGTCATTTTTCGCTGGTTTAAGATTGGCTTCAACTGCCATTATTGCAATCGCTACAATTGGAGCAACGATTAATGCAGGCGGTCTCGGAGTCATACTCTTTGATGGGCTACGTACGATGAATCTTACAAAACTTTTATGGGGAATTATCTTAAATGTAGGTCTAAGCTTATTGACAAACTTAATAATTTGTCTTGTTGAAGAGTTGTTCCAAAAGGAATATTCTGTTTAG
- a CDS encoding ABC transporter ATP-binding protein codes for MTEIIKFDHVTKRYGDKIVIDNLNFSIKTGEFITILGTSGSGKTTTLKMINRLIEPSSGAVIFDGSQIDQLDEITLRRRIGYVVQQIGLFPHQTVEENIATVPKLLNWDKKTIKARVSELLSLIKLPYDQYAKRYPNELSGGQQQRVGVARALAADPSVTLFDEPFGAIDAITRSELQEELLTIHKTYPNKTFVFITHDIYEAFKLGTRVMIMDEGKIAQFDTPEAILKKPANDFVKRLLDTAKNQESLWG; via the coding sequence ATGACAGAAATAATAAAATTTGATCATGTGACAAAGCGTTACGGTGATAAGATTGTTATTGATAATCTTAATTTTTCGATAAAAACAGGAGAATTTATTACCATCTTAGGTACATCTGGATCTGGAAAAACGACTACTTTAAAAATGATAAATCGTCTCATAGAACCCAGCTCAGGAGCTGTAATATTTGATGGTAGCCAAATTGATCAGCTAGATGAAATTACGTTACGACGTCGTATAGGTTATGTTGTTCAACAGATTGGACTTTTTCCTCATCAGACAGTTGAAGAAAACATCGCTACTGTTCCAAAATTACTTAATTGGGACAAAAAAACAATAAAGGCGCGTGTGTCAGAGTTATTATCATTAATCAAGCTACCTTATGATCAATATGCTAAGAGATATCCTAATGAATTATCTGGTGGTCAGCAGCAACGTGTTGGAGTAGCACGAGCTTTGGCTGCAGATCCCAGTGTGACGCTTTTTGACGAACCTTTTGGGGCTATCGATGCCATTACAAGAAGTGAATTACAAGAAGAACTGTTGACGATTCATAAAACATACCCAAATAAAACCTTTGTTTTTATCACTCATGATATTTACGAAGCATTTAAATTGGGAACTCGAGTTATGATTATGGACGAAGGAAAAATTGCGCAATTTGATACACCAGAAGCCATTTTAAAGAAACCTGCAAATGATTTTGTTAAGCGACTACTTGATACAGCCAAAAACCAAGAAAGCTTATGGGGGTAG
- a CDS encoding glycine betaine ABC transporter substrate-binding protein has product MKRKKLFLGILLAIIIGVVTGFVFVGKHSHNVNSSKTNATIRIGSKDFTENLVVAEIYALALEDNGYKVQRVSNISSSLIHRSLINKEIDLYPEYTGTGLLSILKEPMETDSQKVYETVKKDYEKKFKVTWLKYASANDGQGLVIRTDIANQLGIKTISDLQKHASELNFASQGEFDQREDGIPGLAKTYGDFSWKSSKVYDNSLKYTVLDNKEADVTPAYTTEGQLVNTDNYLLLKDDKNFWPPYNLAPIVRDDVLKSNPKIESTLNKISEKLDTATVTKLNAKVDVEGQNYQRVAQEFYKTIK; this is encoded by the coding sequence ATGAAGCGTAAAAAATTATTTTTAGGAATTTTACTAGCTATTATTATTGGTGTTGTGACGGGTTTTGTTTTTGTAGGAAAACATTCCCATAATGTAAATAGTTCTAAGACGAATGCCACAATACGAATAGGATCTAAAGATTTTACTGAAAATCTAGTTGTAGCTGAAATTTATGCCTTAGCTTTAGAAGATAATGGCTATAAAGTTCAGAGAGTTTCTAACATTTCTAGTTCTTTGATTCATCGTTCATTGATAAATAAAGAGATTGATTTGTATCCAGAATATACGGGAACTGGCTTACTCTCAATCTTAAAAGAACCGATGGAAACAGACTCTCAAAAAGTATATGAAACCGTCAAAAAAGACTATGAGAAAAAGTTCAAGGTAACTTGGTTGAAATATGCTTCAGCAAATGATGGTCAAGGGTTAGTCATTCGAACGGATATTGCAAATCAGCTGGGAATTAAGACAATTTCAGACTTACAAAAACATGCCTCTGAGTTGAATTTTGCTTCTCAAGGTGAATTTGATCAGAGAGAGGACGGTATTCCTGGATTAGCTAAAACTTATGGAGATTTTTCATGGAAGTCTTCCAAGGTTTATGACAATAGCTTGAAATACACCGTTTTAGACAATAAAGAAGCTGATGTCACTCCGGCATATACAACTGAAGGTCAATTGGTTAATACAGATAATTATCTTCTTTTAAAAGACGACAAAAATTTTTGGCCCCCTTATAATTTGGCTCCTATAGTTCGAGATGATGTGTTGAAGTCTAATCCGAAAATAGAAAGTACGTTGAACAAAATTTCTGAAAAATTGGATACAGCGACTGTGACTAAACTTAACGCTAAAGTAGATGTAGAGGGTCAAAACTATCAAAGAGTAGCACAAGAATTTTATAAAACAATCAAATAG
- a CDS encoding ABC transporter permease has translation MIQQIQQYFIEHGKDYVKILGDHVALSGEALMIALVIGLPLGYLSFSNPKLKQVASFCTQGLRVIPSLGLLFILIPFIGVGRLPAIIALVVLAVPPILLNTIVGFNEVPQILIETATGLGMTKWQTLYKLGFPLASQHILNGIKLALIEVIASATLATYIGAGGLGTIIFTGLGLYRYDLLIIGGGSVALLSFISMILFDLLISRLPIEKHKKRSYKI, from the coding sequence ATCATTCAACAAATACAACAGTATTTTATAGAACATGGTAAGGATTATGTCAAAATACTTGGAGATCATGTAGCGTTAAGTGGAGAGGCTTTGATGATTGCTTTAGTAATTGGTTTACCTTTGGGTTATCTTAGCTTCTCAAACCCTAAATTAAAACAGGTTGCTAGTTTTTGTACTCAGGGTTTGAGAGTTATTCCTAGTTTAGGTCTATTGTTTATTCTTATTCCTTTTATTGGTGTAGGCCGGTTACCTGCAATTATTGCTCTGGTTGTATTAGCAGTTCCTCCTATTTTATTAAACACTATTGTGGGGTTTAATGAGGTTCCACAGATATTAATTGAGACAGCTACTGGACTTGGAATGACAAAGTGGCAAACATTATATAAACTGGGGTTTCCCTTAGCAAGTCAACATATCTTAAATGGAATTAAACTCGCTTTAATTGAAGTAATTGCTAGTGCCACTCTTGCGACTTATATTGGTGCAGGTGGACTTGGTACAATCATTTTTACAGGTTTGGGTCTTTATCGCTATGATCTTCTGATAATTGGTGGTGGGTCGGTCGCTTTATTATCGTTTATAAGTATGATTCTTTTTGACTTACTAATCAGTCGTTTGCCTATTGAAAAACACAAGAAAAGGAGTTATAAAATATGA
- a CDS encoding aromatic amino acid ammonia-lyase: MELTGYGLTVESIERVVKGEKVTIAPEAYHRLKASRKVVLQVLDSQQQIYGLNTGVGKNKDRKIPKDKIEEFNRQLIYAHCVGIEPELSIDNVRAAMLIHLNNMLKGYAGIQVAIPERLVDFLNLGVTPVVNGFGSVGEGDIGILSYIGLGLMGEGLVDYEGNRYEAREVFKRLHLKPIRFYAKDGLAVISSNAVSFSRLSLLIPKIKNLLYWFDLACSLSLEALGGNITPLDDLVVKAKHHNGQNISSQHFQSALRDSYLLNNKTKTVQDPLSFRNATLIHGAAYDSLSYVEEQLLLELESSDDNPMVDIDNQRILSTPHFETLNVSLAIEMLNVALSHVSNASIQRMIKLGNPDFTGLSRFLIADEHQYFGLQALQKTAATLDVEIHHACQTLSNISYPLAGEMEDRQTNLPLILQELDGIVNKLHEILAIELLYATQAISIRFPEERPLGLLTHEVFQIIFERYGTLQDHHMLYQVIRGISKDIGKICIRTLFTKDYVSA; the protein is encoded by the coding sequence ATGGAATTAACAGGATACGGATTGACCGTTGAATCAATTGAACGTGTAGTTAAGGGGGAAAAAGTGACAATAGCTCCTGAAGCTTATCATCGTCTCAAAGCTTCGAGGAAGGTCGTATTACAGGTTCTTGATAGTCAGCAACAGATTTATGGTCTTAATACTGGTGTTGGTAAAAATAAGGATAGAAAAATCCCGAAAGATAAAATTGAGGAATTTAATCGTCAGTTAATCTATGCCCACTGTGTTGGAATTGAACCAGAACTATCTATTGATAATGTTAGAGCAGCAATGTTGATACATCTTAACAATATGCTTAAAGGATACGCAGGTATCCAGGTTGCCATTCCAGAACGTTTAGTTGATTTTTTGAATTTAGGAGTTACTCCAGTTGTAAACGGCTTTGGTTCTGTTGGTGAGGGTGATATTGGTATTTTATCTTATATAGGTTTGGGATTAATGGGAGAAGGACTTGTTGATTATGAAGGTAATCGCTATGAGGCTAGAGAAGTTTTTAAGCGACTTCATCTTAAACCTATTCGTTTTTATGCTAAAGATGGATTAGCGGTAATTAGCTCAAATGCTGTTTCGTTTTCACGATTATCTTTATTGATTCCAAAAATTAAAAATCTTTTGTATTGGTTTGATCTGGCCTGTAGTTTATCTTTAGAAGCTTTAGGTGGAAATATAACACCTTTGGATGATTTGGTGGTTAAGGCGAAACATCACAATGGTCAAAACATAAGTAGTCAGCATTTTCAATCTGCCTTGAGGGACAGTTATTTATTAAATAATAAAACAAAAACGGTTCAAGATCCTCTCAGCTTTAGAAATGCCACACTGATTCATGGTGCCGCTTATGATAGTTTATCGTATGTTGAGGAGCAACTGTTACTTGAATTAGAGTCATCTGATGACAATCCAATGGTTGATATTGACAATCAACGTATTTTGTCAACACCACATTTTGAAACATTAAATGTTAGTTTGGCGATTGAAATGTTGAACGTTGCTTTGAGTCATGTTTCTAATGCTTCAATTCAACGTATGATTAAACTAGGTAATCCGGATTTTACAGGTTTGAGTCGTTTTTTAATTGCCGATGAGCACCAATATTTCGGATTACAAGCTTTGCAAAAGACGGCTGCTACCTTAGATGTTGAGATTCATCATGCTTGTCAAACTTTATCAAATATTTCCTATCCTTTGGCAGGAGAAATGGAAGATAGGCAAACCAACCTACCTTTAATTCTTCAAGAACTAGATGGAATTGTAAACAAACTTCACGAAATTTTGGCTATTGAGTTACTTTATGCTACTCAAGCCATATCTATACGTTTTCCAGAGGAAAGACCTTTAGGTTTATTAACTCATGAAGTATTCCAAATAATCTTTGAACGATACGGTACTTTACAAGACCATCATATGCTTTATCAGGTTATTAGAGGTATTTCAAAAGATATAGGAAAAATTTGTATACGAACTTTATTTACTAAAGATTACGTCTCAGCTTAG
- a CDS encoding DUF917 domain-containing protein has translation MTIKYLTKNDVLAACIGGSVYASGGGGFYEHGLEMGEAAVALSPVVLKTIDEFEEDDLIITQTAIGAPAGTTDWQMLGKDYIRAVELLLEKHPHPEKIKGILTPQNGKSSSTNGWLSASALGLAVVDATGDIRAHPTGKMGNMGVANDTTYETIQAVSGGRRETGRHIELSVQGTAAYTSKILRIASDLSGGFIAAARHPLTVSYIKQNAVIGGLSKAIELGYCILEHQNEDGSSIIDAIVKHTHGEILAKGKVIAKDMTYTDEAFDVGKVKIKTESDNVTLHVQNEFMAVDSQALGRVATYPDVITLFRAKDAKALSTDEISIDEEVVVFKISHKHFPLSTGVKDPSVYPEVENVLGIDLYRHAFK, from the coding sequence ATGACGATAAAATATTTGACTAAGAACGATGTGTTAGCTGCTTGTATTGGAGGTTCCGTTTATGCGAGTGGTGGCGGTGGCTTTTATGAGCACGGACTTGAAATGGGAGAGGCAGCAGTTGCATTATCTCCAGTAGTCTTAAAAACTATTGATGAGTTTGAAGAGGATGATTTGATTATCACTCAAACAGCAATTGGAGCACCGGCTGGGACAACAGATTGGCAGATGTTGGGAAAAGATTATATTCGTGCGGTAGAATTACTCCTTGAGAAACATCCCCATCCTGAAAAAATCAAAGGTATATTAACACCTCAGAATGGAAAATCCAGTTCGACAAACGGTTGGCTATCAGCATCAGCATTGGGATTAGCTGTTGTTGACGCTACTGGTGATATCAGAGCCCATCCTACTGGAAAAATGGGAAATATGGGTGTAGCTAATGATACGACTTATGAAACTATTCAAGCTGTGTCAGGTGGACGTCGTGAAACAGGTCGCCATATTGAGTTATCCGTGCAAGGAACGGCAGCTTACACTTCGAAAATTCTTCGAATAGCTTCGGATTTATCAGGCGGTTTCATTGCTGCTGCCCGTCATCCTCTCACAGTATCTTATATCAAACAGAATGCTGTTATTGGAGGCTTATCTAAGGCTATTGAATTGGGATATTGCATACTAGAACATCAAAATGAAGATGGTTCATCGATTATTGATGCTATTGTTAAGCATACTCATGGAGAAATTTTAGCTAAAGGTAAGGTTATTGCCAAGGATATGACTTACACCGATGAAGCTTTTGATGTTGGTAAGGTAAAAATAAAAACTGAATCGGATAATGTAACGCTCCATGTTCAAAATGAATTTATGGCTGTAGATAGTCAAGCACTAGGACGTGTTGCTACTTATCCTGATGTTATTACTTTATTTAGGGCAAAAGATGCCAAGGCCTTGAGTACTGACGAGATTAGTATTGACGAAGAAGTTGTTGTTTTCAAAATTTCACATAAACATTTTCCGTTAAGTACTGGTGTGAAGGATCCTAGTGTCTACCCCGAAGTAGAGAATGTTTTAGGTATAGACTTGTATAGACATGCTTTCAAATAA